A window of the Gorilla gorilla gorilla isolate KB3781 chromosome 8, NHGRI_mGorGor1-v2.1_pri, whole genome shotgun sequence genome harbors these coding sequences:
- the LOC109028506 gene encoding uncharacterized protein yields MLSGSICLRKGTDGEELFHSQLTCQKFQDLGLAESNDVAIHPFTYSLWSTAEKGYLGFALPDGSRRKPGGLSTKVCSKEKVLETGKSNTKIFSCLLRAALCFQGGTLLLHSPMGRNAGSSHDRRWKGRDLGT; encoded by the exons ATGCTTTCAGGGTCAATTTGTCTCCGAAAAGGAACAGATGGGGAAGAATTATTCCATTCACAGTTGACTTGTCAGAAATTCCAAGATCTTGGACT GGCTGAAAGCAATGATGTTGCCATTCATCCTTTCACGTATTCATTATGGTCTACAGCTGAGAAGGGCTATTTGGGGTTTGCTTTGCCTGATGGTAGCAGAAGAAAACCAGGAGGCCTCTCTACAAAAGTTTGCAGTAAGGAGAAAG ttctggagactgggaagagcAACACAAAGATATTCAGTTGCTTGTTGagagctgctctctgcttccaaggcgGCACCTTGTTGCTGCATTCTCCAATGGGAAGGAACGCTGggtcctcacatgacagaaggtGGAAAG